A DNA window from Hevea brasiliensis isolate MT/VB/25A 57/8 chromosome 2, ASM3005281v1, whole genome shotgun sequence contains the following coding sequences:
- the LOC110655355 gene encoding probable 6-phosphogluconolactonase 1 isoform X1, protein MALSGVHKDRGELRIHESLDELGTDLADYVAELSEASVKERGVFAIALSGGSLIGLMGKLCEAPYNKTVDWTKWYIFWADERVVAKNHADSNYKLAKDGLLSKQVPIVPSHVHSINDSLSAEEAANEYEFDIRQLVKTRTIGVSDISDCPKFDLILLGMGPDGHVASLFPSQSVLDANDEWVTFITDSPKPPPERITFTLPVINSASNVAVVVAGEDKAEAVHLAIDDVVPDCPPLPARMVQPTKGKLVWFLDKSAASKLDGYQFSE, encoded by the exons ATGGCTCTTTCTGGGGTTCATAAAGACAGAGGAGAGTTGAGGATTCATGAAAGTTTGGATGAGCTTGGCACTGATTTGGCAGACTATGTTGCAGAACTATCTGAGGCATCTGTGAAGGAGAGGGGAGTCTTTGCCATTGCCTTATCTGGTGGTTCTCTCATTGGCTTAATGGG GAAACTTTGTGAAGCTCCTTATAACAAGACTGTAGACTGGACTAAATGGTACATATTTTGGGCAGATGAGCGTGTGGTGGCAAAAAATCATGCTGATAGTAACTATAAGCTGGCAAAGGATGGCCTTTTGTCTAAG CAGGTGCCCATTGTACCCAGTCACGTGCATTCGATCAATGATTCATTATCAGCAGAAGAAGCCGCGAATGAGTATGAGTTTGATATTCGACAATTAGTGAAAACACGAACAATCGGCGTATCTGATATCAGTGACTGTCCCAAGTTTGACCTCATCCTTCTTGGAATGGGCCCTGATGGTCATGTTGCCTCATTGTTTCCTAGCCAATCTGTGCTTGATGCAAACGATGAATGGGTAACTTTTATTACTGATTCCCCCAAGCCCCCACCTGAGAGGATCACTTTCACTCTGCCTGTCATAAACTCAGCATCAAATGTGGCAGTGGTTGTAGCAGGTGAGGACAAAGCAGAGGCAGTACACTTAGCAATTGATGATGTGGTACCTGACTGCCCACCTCTGCCTGCTCGGATGGTTCAGCCAACAAAAGGGAAGTTGGTGTGGTTTTTGGACAAATCAGCTGCCTCAAAACTTGATGGTTATCAATTTTCTGAGTAG
- the LOC110655355 gene encoding probable 6-phosphogluconolactonase 1 isoform X2: MALSGVHKDRGELRIHESLDELGTDLADYVAELSEASVKERGVFAIALSGGSLIGLMGKLCEAPYNKTVDWTKWYIFWADERVVAKNHADSNYKLAKDGLLSKVPIVPSHVHSINDSLSAEEAANEYEFDIRQLVKTRTIGVSDISDCPKFDLILLGMGPDGHVASLFPSQSVLDANDEWVTFITDSPKPPPERITFTLPVINSASNVAVVVAGEDKAEAVHLAIDDVVPDCPPLPARMVQPTKGKLVWFLDKSAASKLDGYQFSE; the protein is encoded by the exons ATGGCTCTTTCTGGGGTTCATAAAGACAGAGGAGAGTTGAGGATTCATGAAAGTTTGGATGAGCTTGGCACTGATTTGGCAGACTATGTTGCAGAACTATCTGAGGCATCTGTGAAGGAGAGGGGAGTCTTTGCCATTGCCTTATCTGGTGGTTCTCTCATTGGCTTAATGGG GAAACTTTGTGAAGCTCCTTATAACAAGACTGTAGACTGGACTAAATGGTACATATTTTGGGCAGATGAGCGTGTGGTGGCAAAAAATCATGCTGATAGTAACTATAAGCTGGCAAAGGATGGCCTTTTGTCTAAG GTGCCCATTGTACCCAGTCACGTGCATTCGATCAATGATTCATTATCAGCAGAAGAAGCCGCGAATGAGTATGAGTTTGATATTCGACAATTAGTGAAAACACGAACAATCGGCGTATCTGATATCAGTGACTGTCCCAAGTTTGACCTCATCCTTCTTGGAATGGGCCCTGATGGTCATGTTGCCTCATTGTTTCCTAGCCAATCTGTGCTTGATGCAAACGATGAATGGGTAACTTTTATTACTGATTCCCCCAAGCCCCCACCTGAGAGGATCACTTTCACTCTGCCTGTCATAAACTCAGCATCAAATGTGGCAGTGGTTGTAGCAGGTGAGGACAAAGCAGAGGCAGTACACTTAGCAATTGATGATGTGGTACCTGACTGCCCACCTCTGCCTGCTCGGATGGTTCAGCCAACAAAAGGGAAGTTGGTGTGGTTTTTGGACAAATCAGCTGCCTCAAAACTTGATGGTTATCAATTTTCTGAGTAG